One stretch of Natronolimnobius baerhuensis DNA includes these proteins:
- a CDS encoding MazG nucleotide pyrophosphohydrolase domain-containing protein: MDDHQQRVADFIHTYDLETPPEYRLLDLVSEIGELAKDANTSTGYGSSPDALAIESDEIGDVLFALLALADDLEIDADAALEEALEKYEQRLDERDSAGSGQ, from the coding sequence ATGGACGATCACCAACAACGAGTCGCAGACTTCATCCACACCTACGACCTCGAGACGCCACCCGAATACAGACTGCTCGATCTCGTCTCCGAGATCGGCGAACTCGCCAAGGACGCAAACACCTCGACAGGGTACGGCTCGAGTCCTGACGCCCTCGCAATCGAATCCGACGAAATCGGTGACGTCCTCTTTGCCCTGCTCGCGCTCGCAGATGACCTCGAGATTGACGCGGACGCAGCGCTCGAGGAAGCACTCGAGAAGTACGAACAGCGGTTAGACGAACGAGATTCTGCCGGTTCGGGTCAGTAA
- a CDS encoding HD domain-containing protein: MTTIKDSVHDYIELDPTAEALLDTAAMQRLRTIRQLSTVQLVYPSANHTRFEHSLGVYHLASRAVDRLEVDEPLAERLRAAALVHDVGHGPFGHQTEAAIERHIGRHHDEIEWLLADSEIGAVLENHGLEPEAVAATVDGRGPLGELVSGSLDVDRMDYLVRDAHHTGVPYGTIDHARLLYALRIVDGELALEAGNVATAESALIARTLMNATVYRHHVSRIAGAMLDRASERLLADGHVNPDRFARLTDAELLATFADYEPTADMATRIRERDLYKRAIWARRQDVPDRFAGLEYDRTRALEREIADFAGVDPSAVIVDSPSEPSSPESRARLVVDGELQRLEERSSLVAGLDACAREIWRLGVYAPPAVVDDVREAAADVLTVDPVIAP; encoded by the coding sequence ATGACTACGATCAAAGACAGCGTTCACGACTATATCGAACTCGACCCGACCGCTGAGGCGCTGCTCGATACCGCTGCAATGCAGCGACTGCGAACCATTCGACAACTGAGCACCGTCCAACTCGTCTATCCCTCGGCGAACCACACCCGCTTCGAGCACAGCCTCGGCGTCTATCACCTCGCCTCGAGAGCTGTCGACCGACTCGAGGTCGACGAGCCGTTAGCCGAGCGACTGCGGGCAGCAGCACTCGTCCACGACGTCGGTCACGGCCCCTTCGGCCACCAGACCGAAGCCGCCATCGAGCGCCACATCGGTCGCCATCACGACGAAATCGAGTGGCTGCTCGCCGACAGCGAAATCGGTGCCGTCCTCGAGAACCACGGCCTCGAGCCTGAGGCCGTCGCAGCCACGGTCGACGGCCGCGGCCCGCTCGGCGAACTCGTCTCCGGCTCGCTCGATGTCGACCGAATGGACTACCTCGTCCGTGACGCCCACCACACCGGCGTTCCCTACGGGACAATCGACCACGCGCGCTTGCTCTACGCCCTGCGAATCGTCGACGGCGAACTCGCACTCGAGGCGGGCAACGTCGCGACCGCAGAGAGCGCGCTGATCGCCCGGACGCTGATGAACGCGACCGTCTATCGCCACCACGTCTCCCGGATCGCCGGCGCGATGCTCGACAGAGCAAGCGAACGACTGCTCGCGGACGGCCACGTCAATCCTGACCGATTCGCGCGGCTCACGGATGCAGAACTGCTCGCGACGTTCGCCGACTACGAGCCGACGGCTGATATGGCGACTCGCATCCGCGAGCGCGACCTCTACAAACGGGCTATCTGGGCGCGCCGACAGGACGTTCCCGACCGATTCGCCGGCCTCGAGTACGACCGAACACGCGCTCTCGAGCGTGAAATCGCCGATTTCGCAGGTGTCGATCCATCGGCAGTTATCGTCGACAGCCCCTCGGAACCGAGTTCGCCCGAATCTCGCGCCCGACTCGTTGTCGACGGCGAACTGCAGCGACTCGAGGAGCGCTCGTCGCTCGTCGCCGGTCTCGACGCCTGTGCTCGAGAAATTTGGCGACTCGGTGTCTATGCGCCACCGGCCGTCGTCGACGACGTTCGCGAGGCAGCAGCGGACGTCTTGACGGTCGACCCGGTTATTGCGCCGTAA
- a CDS encoding AAA family ATPase — protein sequence MPRQRLLVYCGLPGVGKSAASAYTADQCSATRYRTDEIRKQLFDDPEYTAEETATTYDELFDRARRDLEAGETVVCDATFRSQQLRARAADLADAVGVGFDIVHVTCDSDIVIDRIESRTDSVSDADVRVHNLVRDSFEPIERDHVVIDNSGTLEETYRQIDHSILAVSNA from the coding sequence GTGCCCCGTCAACGACTCCTCGTCTACTGTGGCCTGCCTGGGGTTGGAAAGTCGGCAGCCTCCGCCTACACCGCAGACCAGTGTTCAGCAACTCGCTACCGGACTGACGAAATCCGCAAGCAACTGTTCGACGATCCGGAGTATACCGCCGAAGAAACCGCCACAACCTACGACGAACTGTTCGACCGCGCCCGTCGCGACCTCGAGGCCGGCGAGACCGTCGTCTGTGATGCGACCTTCCGTTCACAGCAGTTACGAGCGCGAGCAGCCGACCTCGCCGATGCTGTCGGCGTCGGCTTCGACATCGTCCATGTCACCTGCGATTCTGATATCGTCATCGACCGCATCGAGAGTCGCACGGACTCCGTCAGCGATGCCGACGTCCGCGTCCACAACCTCGTTCGCGATTCGTTCGAACCAATCGAACGCGACCACGTCGTCATCGACAACTCCGGCACGCTCGAGGAGACCTATCGACAGATCGACCACTCGATTCTGGCAGTGAGTAACGCGTAA
- the phnE gene encoding phosphonate ABC transporter, permease protein PhnE, with amino-acid sequence MTDSTDNDRPDPATDGGTDHSQRLESASDGVNEQLENIRQTRRQRALGWLAGVAALVFILLQGLAATEFFDDGTEFTWSHFSGRMGDYFPVTDYGGIPFLDVGRYWEFIWVNDLIYDSDIGGLLFQFPPSGADLYAFFFQELGMFAIFGEAGITLAMGLVGTILGFPLALLFSILGSERVTPFPINFIFRGIMSFIRAIPAIIWALIFIALVGLGAAAATLAIALNTIGNLGRLFVEELEELEEGPIEAMQMTGANKSQIVFFGMLSQVKTSFIAWTLYIFEINVRAAVTVGVIGAGGLGAVVAAQENFFNFANMMATLLVIFVLIFLVELFSQRLRARLRSDEEKMGWRELIVGMPNRFADSLMK; translated from the coding sequence GTGACTGACTCGACTGACAACGACCGTCCGGACCCCGCAACCGACGGCGGTACTGACCACTCTCAACGGCTCGAGTCCGCAAGTGACGGTGTCAACGAACAACTCGAGAACATTCGGCAAACGCGCCGTCAACGAGCACTTGGCTGGCTTGCTGGCGTGGCTGCGCTCGTGTTCATCTTGTTGCAGGGGCTTGCGGCAACGGAGTTCTTCGACGACGGCACGGAGTTCACTTGGAGTCACTTCTCGGGTCGGATGGGCGATTACTTCCCTGTTACAGACTACGGCGGGATTCCGTTCCTCGATGTTGGTCGGTACTGGGAGTTCATCTGGGTTAACGACCTGATCTACGATTCCGATATCGGTGGCTTGCTCTTTCAGTTCCCACCCAGCGGCGCGGATCTCTATGCGTTCTTCTTCCAGGAACTCGGCATGTTCGCGATCTTCGGTGAGGCCGGGATCACGCTCGCAATGGGGTTAGTCGGGACGATTCTCGGCTTCCCGCTTGCGTTACTGTTCAGTATCCTCGGCTCCGAGCGGGTCACACCGTTCCCGATCAACTTCATCTTCCGCGGAATCATGTCCTTTATCCGTGCGATTCCGGCGATCATCTGGGCGCTGATCTTCATCGCCCTCGTCGGACTCGGTGCCGCAGCTGCGACGCTCGCGATTGCGTTGAACACCATCGGGAACCTCGGCCGCCTCTTCGTCGAAGAACTCGAGGAACTCGAGGAAGGTCCTATCGAGGCGATGCAGATGACCGGTGCGAACAAGTCCCAGATTGTCTTCTTCGGGATGTTGAGCCAGGTCAAGACCTCGTTCATCGCCTGGACGCTGTACATCTTCGAGATCAACGTTCGGGCCGCCGTGACCGTCGGTGTTATCGGTGCCGGCGGACTCGGTGCGGTCGTCGCCGCACAGGAGAACTTCTTCAACTTCGCGAATATGATGGCGACGCTGCTCGTCATCTTCGTCCTCATCTTTCTCGTCGAACTGTTCAGTCAGCGCCTTCGCGCCCGACTGCGGTCTGACGAAGAGAAGATGGGGTGGCGCGAACTCATCGTCGGCATGCCGAATCGCTTTGCCGACTCGCTGATGAAGTAA
- a CDS encoding phosphonate ABC transporter ATP-binding protein, translating to MSKIVVDNLRKTYGDTVALDDVSFEVPAGEFVIILGVSGSGKSTLLRCLSSLTTPTAGEVIVDGEPMVQPRPELAMIFQQHNIVGDMSAYSNALSGGINRCSFTESVLQLQDLEEKQRALEALDTVGLLEEAEQKARRMSGGQQQRVGIARALTQQPEVLLADEPVASLDPGSAQDVMQYLHHAANERELTTFISLHQVNIARKYGQRFIGLHNGQKVFDGYRDELTLDVIDRIYGDIDTDGMFVQTDDQTDPTDENNETGATL from the coding sequence ATGAGCAAAATTGTCGTTGATAATCTACGAAAAACGTACGGGGATACCGTTGCACTCGATGATGTTTCATTCGAGGTGCCTGCGGGTGAGTTCGTTATTATCCTCGGTGTCTCCGGGTCGGGGAAATCGACACTATTGCGCTGTCTCTCTTCGCTTACGACGCCAACTGCTGGGGAGGTCATTGTCGATGGTGAGCCGATGGTCCAGCCACGGCCGGAACTGGCAATGATTTTCCAGCAACACAACATCGTTGGCGATATGAGCGCCTACTCGAACGCGCTCTCGGGTGGAATCAATCGCTGCTCGTTCACCGAGAGCGTCCTGCAGTTACAGGACCTCGAGGAAAAACAGCGCGCACTCGAGGCACTCGATACCGTCGGGCTTCTGGAGGAAGCCGAACAGAAAGCACGCCGAATGAGTGGGGGGCAACAACAGCGTGTTGGCATCGCCCGCGCGCTAACGCAGCAACCGGAGGTGTTGCTCGCCGACGAACCGGTCGCGAGTCTCGATCCCGGGAGCGCACAGGACGTGATGCAGTATCTCCACCATGCAGCAAACGAACGGGAACTGACGACGTTTATCAGTCTCCATCAGGTCAACATCGCTCGAAAGTACGGCCAGCGATTTATCGGTCTTCACAACGGCCAGAAGGTCTTCGACGGCTATCGAGACGAGTTGACACTCGACGTTATCGACAGAATCTATGGCGATATCGACACGGACGGCATGTTCGTCCAAACCGACGACCAGACTGACCCAACCGATGAGAACAACGAAACGGGGGCGACACTGTGA
- a CDS encoding phosphate/phosphite/phosphonate ABC transporter substrate-binding protein, producing the protein MNPAEETIDIEIQYQPLFDRIEEEFDVEIDGEPTSSYSGTLEELDRASEGDAILADTSPNAVPLLGPDVVDVVGMREQHGAEQYFGTLVTTADSGITDISDLEGEAIATGDTGSVSGGIAPLWILQDAGLDIGNAAQGGSANDFEWRGGVAHDLAVEELIQDDTIAAAGAGGFATLPHVPADQIEDGFPEVADISAEMDGAGSRDPELRLLGASPPIPRAPILVNAQWEDDIRYDIEEFMIGLETEDLDHDAFDLADDLNLDLPEGLLEDYNDPDASADPDEYDLSEDQQDDWDDFDDHTLWFTDIIEADHDDYEPIGDFADELGIDLGDL; encoded by the coding sequence ATGAACCCTGCCGAAGAAACGATTGACATCGAAATCCAGTACCAGCCGCTGTTCGACCGCATCGAAGAGGAGTTCGATGTCGAAATCGATGGCGAGCCGACATCGAGTTACTCAGGAACGCTTGAGGAACTGGATCGTGCCAGTGAAGGTGATGCGATTCTGGCTGATACGTCGCCAAACGCCGTTCCGCTGCTTGGTCCCGATGTTGTCGATGTAGTCGGCATGCGCGAACAACACGGCGCAGAGCAGTACTTCGGAACCCTCGTGACGACCGCTGACAGCGGTATTACGGATATCTCGGACCTCGAGGGTGAAGCGATTGCAACAGGCGATACCGGCTCGGTTTCGGGCGGTATTGCGCCGCTGTGGATTCTCCAGGATGCCGGACTTGACATTGGTAACGCCGCACAGGGTGGCAGTGCCAATGACTTCGAGTGGCGTGGCGGCGTTGCACACGACCTCGCTGTCGAGGAACTGATTCAGGACGACACGATTGCAGCGGCGGGCGCAGGTGGATTCGCGACGCTTCCACACGTTCCAGCCGACCAGATTGAAGACGGCTTCCCAGAAGTCGCCGACATCTCTGCGGAGATGGACGGCGCTGGATCCCGTGATCCAGAACTTCGCCTGCTCGGTGCCTCGCCACCGATCCCACGCGCACCGATTCTCGTCAACGCCCAGTGGGAAGACGACATCCGCTACGATATCGAGGAGTTCATGATCGGTCTCGAGACCGAAGACCTCGATCACGATGCGTTCGATCTCGCCGATGACCTCAACCTCGACCTACCTGAGGGCCTGCTCGAGGATTACAACGATCCGGATGCGAGTGCTGACCCTGACGAGTACGACCTGAGTGAAGACCAACAGGACGACTGGGACGACTTCGACGACCACACGCTCTGGTTCACCGACATCATTGAGGCCGATCACGACGACTACGAGCCGATTGGTGACTTTGCGGACGAACTCGGTATCGATCTCGGGGACTTGTAA
- a CDS encoding aminopeptidase encodes MSELRAGAETAVRQCLELGADESCVIVTDDKREPIGNALYEVASEISDDVALLRYPPGDQHGAEPPAPVAAALQGADTFLAPTTKSLSHTRARSEATDAGARGATLPGITEEVFITGLDADYDRIRTECERTIERVSGADEIRVTTDRGTDITFKLGDREWFDDTGDVSEPSSFSNLPAGEVFISPESANGTYVVDGTMRPHGLLEEGQDLEFVVEDGYVTEISDDAIRQQVEEGAAEAGDAAYNLAELGIGTNVGVTELVGSVLLDEKAAGTVHIAIGDNAGIGGETEAPLHLDGIVREPRVYVDGEVLKLPEA; translated from the coding sequence ATGTCCGAACTTCGTGCTGGTGCTGAAACTGCCGTGCGACAGTGTCTCGAGCTTGGTGCTGATGAGTCGTGTGTGATCGTTACTGACGACAAGCGTGAACCGATTGGGAACGCGCTGTACGAGGTTGCAAGCGAGATCAGTGACGACGTAGCGTTGCTTCGCTATCCGCCGGGCGACCAACACGGTGCCGAGCCACCCGCGCCCGTCGCTGCGGCGCTACAGGGAGCCGATACCTTCCTCGCGCCGACAACAAAGAGTCTGAGCCACACCCGCGCTCGGTCCGAGGCGACTGACGCAGGCGCACGCGGAGCAACCTTACCGGGAATCACTGAAGAAGTCTTTATTACCGGCCTTGACGCCGACTACGACCGCATTCGGACAGAGTGCGAACGCACCATCGAGCGCGTTTCGGGAGCCGACGAAATCCGTGTTACGACCGACCGGGGCACCGACATCACGTTCAAATTGGGCGACCGCGAGTGGTTCGACGACACCGGCGACGTGAGCGAGCCCAGTTCGTTTTCGAACCTGCCCGCTGGCGAGGTATTCATCAGCCCTGAATCCGCAAACGGGACCTATGTCGTCGACGGGACGATGCGTCCCCACGGCTTACTCGAGGAGGGCCAGGACCTCGAGTTCGTCGTCGAAGACGGCTACGTCACCGAAATATCGGACGATGCGATTCGCCAACAGGTTGAAGAAGGCGCTGCGGAAGCCGGTGACGCGGCGTACAACCTTGCTGAACTCGGCATCGGAACGAACGTTGGCGTGACGGAACTCGTGGGGTCTGTCTTGCTGGATGAAAAGGCCGCGGGAACCGTTCATATTGCCATCGGCGACAACGCCGGGATCGGCGGCGAGACGGAAGCACCCCTCCACCTGGACGGCATTGTTCGCGAGCCAAGGGTCTACGTGGATGGTGAGGTACTCAAGTTGCCAGAAGCGTAG
- a CDS encoding phosphoglycerate kinase, whose product MTTFQTIDDLESGQRVLVRIDINAPVEDGVVQDNRRFERHADTIAELLEADHAVAILAHQGRPGRDTFVSLEQHADILGDHLEQDVGFVADTFGEDALAAVSALEGGEALVLENARMCDEELPEEDPDVKAKTAFVQTLAPEFDAYINDAYSAAHRSHASLVGFPQVMNAYAGRVMEAEYTANSAIQEREFDGPVTMVLGGTKAEDLIPVIEQVDDTVDRFCLGGIVGELFLRADGHDVGYDVDGTDFFDQQWEDHQETLERVLSEYGDRLHLASDLAYEGTEGERAEEPVVAIEKETSYLDIGSDTAEEYADLVADSDAVFVKGALGVFEDDRFADGTVTVLSAIADTDCFSVIGGGDTSRSISMYGLEEADFGHVSVAGGAYVRALTGEGLVGVDVLEQDP is encoded by the coding sequence ATGACGACATTTCAGACCATCGACGACCTCGAGTCAGGCCAGCGCGTGCTGGTACGCATCGACATCAACGCCCCCGTCGAGGACGGGGTCGTTCAGGACAACCGCCGATTCGAGCGCCACGCCGACACCATTGCCGAACTGCTCGAGGCAGACCACGCGGTCGCCATCCTCGCCCATCAGGGCCGGCCGGGCCGAGACACCTTCGTCTCGCTCGAGCAACACGCCGACATTCTTGGCGACCACCTCGAGCAGGATGTTGGATTCGTCGCCGACACGTTTGGTGAGGACGCCCTCGCTGCAGTGTCGGCTCTCGAGGGCGGCGAGGCGCTCGTCCTCGAGAACGCGCGCATGTGCGACGAGGAGTTACCCGAAGAAGACCCAGACGTGAAAGCCAAGACGGCGTTCGTCCAAACGCTCGCCCCCGAGTTCGACGCCTACATTAATGACGCCTACTCGGCGGCACATCGCTCGCACGCCTCGCTCGTGGGCTTCCCGCAGGTAATGAACGCCTACGCGGGTCGCGTGATGGAAGCCGAGTACACCGCGAACTCGGCGATCCAAGAGCGCGAGTTCGACGGCCCCGTGACGATGGTACTTGGCGGGACGAAAGCCGAGGACCTCATCCCCGTCATCGAGCAGGTCGATGACACCGTCGACCGGTTCTGTCTCGGCGGTATCGTCGGCGAACTCTTCCTCCGGGCTGATGGCCACGACGTCGGCTATGACGTCGACGGCACCGACTTCTTCGACCAGCAGTGGGAGGATCACCAGGAGACCCTCGAGCGCGTGCTCTCCGAGTATGGCGACCGACTCCACCTGGCCAGCGACCTCGCCTACGAGGGTACCGAGGGCGAGCGGGCCGAGGAACCTGTTGTGGCAATCGAGAAGGAGACCTCCTATCTCGACATCGGTTCCGACACCGCCGAGGAGTACGCCGACCTCGTCGCCGACTCCGACGCCGTCTTCGTCAAGGGCGCACTCGGCGTCTTCGAGGACGACCGCTTCGCTGATGGCACCGTCACCGTCCTCTCAGCTATCGCCGACACTGACTGCTTCTCGGTCATCGGCGGCGGCGACACCTCCCGCTCGATTTCGATGTACGGACTCGAGGAAGCGGACTTTGGCCACGTCTCCGTCGCTGGCGGGGCCTACGTCCGCGCGCTGACCGGCGAGGGACTGGTCGGCGTCGATGTCCTCGAGCAGGATCCATAG
- the gap gene encoding type I glyceraldehyde-3-phosphate dehydrogenase, with amino-acid sequence MSEHSYSGDAERDEPLRIGLNGFGRIGRNVLRASLENDAVDIVAINDVMDNDDMEYLFQYDSVHGRLEDVSRDDDVLSVGDHDVQLLSERDPSELPWDDLDVDVAFEATGLFRTHDEAVQHLEAGAKKVLISAPPKGEKEVQTIVYGVNHDDYDGEDVVSNASCTTNSVAPVVKVLDEEFGIDSGLLTTVHAYTGTQNLIDGPSGKRRRGRAAAENIIPTSTGAAIATTEVLPQLEGKLDGMAMRVPVPNGSITDLTVDLEADVTKDELADAIRDAADDELAGILGYTDEEIVSRDIVGLPFSSYVDLEGSMVLEDGLVKVITWYDNEYGFSNRMLDLAEYVIAEADDVNAEEAATH; translated from the coding sequence ATGAGTGAACATTCGTACTCCGGGGATGCGGAGCGAGATGAGCCGCTCCGAATCGGGCTTAACGGGTTCGGCCGAATCGGGCGGAACGTCTTGCGCGCCTCACTCGAGAACGACGCCGTCGACATCGTCGCCATCAACGACGTGATGGACAACGACGATATGGAATATCTGTTCCAGTATGACTCCGTCCACGGCCGCCTCGAGGACGTTTCCCGCGACGATGACGTGCTCTCGGTTGGCGACCACGACGTGCAACTGCTCTCCGAGCGCGACCCCTCGGAACTCCCATGGGACGACCTCGACGTCGACGTTGCCTTCGAGGCAACGGGCCTGTTTCGCACACACGACGAGGCCGTACAACATCTCGAGGCTGGTGCGAAGAAGGTCCTGATCTCCGCACCGCCGAAAGGCGAAAAGGAGGTCCAGACCATCGTTTACGGCGTCAACCACGACGACTACGACGGCGAGGACGTCGTCTCGAACGCCTCCTGTACCACGAACTCCGTTGCCCCTGTCGTGAAGGTGCTCGACGAGGAGTTCGGTATTGACTCTGGCCTGCTGACGACCGTCCACGCCTACACCGGCACGCAGAACCTCATCGACGGCCCAAGCGGCAAGCGCCGCCGTGGCCGTGCCGCCGCCGAAAACATCATCCCGACCTCGACCGGCGCTGCCATCGCCACAACCGAAGTCCTCCCACAACTCGAGGGCAAACTCGACGGGATGGCGATGCGTGTGCCCGTTCCGAACGGCTCGATCACCGACCTGACCGTCGACCTTGAGGCCGACGTGACGAAAGACGAACTCGCTGATGCGATTCGCGACGCCGCTGACGACGAACTCGCCGGCATTCTTGGCTACACCGACGAAGAGATCGTCTCTCGAGATATCGTCGGGCTGCCGTTTTCGTCCTACGTCGACCTCGAGGGGTCGATGGTTCTCGAGGACGGCCTCGTGAAGGTCATCACCTGGTACGACAACGAGTACGGCTTCTCGAACCGGATGCTCGATCTGGCTGAGTACGTCATCGCCGAAGCCGACGATGTTAACGCCGAAGAGGCCGCAACTCACTGA
- a CDS encoding type II glyceraldehyde-3-phosphate dehydrogenase, whose amino-acid sequence MIRVGINGYGTIGKRVADAVRAQPDMTVHGVAKRSPDYVAVGAAEAEYPVYAADEDRTDGFREIGIDLAGMVDDLVAESDVIVDATPSGIGAQNRPLYERHETPALFQGGEDATVAEVSFNARANYDEAEDADYVRVVSCNTTGLSRFLAPLYENYGIEKARVTLVRRGGDPNQTGRGPINDAVPDPVSIPSHHGPDVQTVFPELDIDTIGLKVPTTMMHLHTVNVTLENAPEDIAAVREQLQDEDRLLTIPEYAGIDGAGTLKDFALDAGRPRGDIWENCIWEESLTLEGNDLYCMQAIHQESDVVPENVDAIRALTGHLPGPESRALTNETLGIDSGRLSKRDELAIDRQTAD is encoded by the coding sequence ATGATACGGGTCGGAATCAACGGGTACGGAACCATCGGCAAACGCGTTGCGGATGCAGTCCGGGCACAGCCCGATATGACGGTCCACGGCGTCGCAAAGCGAAGCCCGGACTACGTCGCAGTGGGCGCTGCCGAGGCAGAGTACCCCGTCTACGCCGCCGACGAGGACCGCACCGATGGCTTCCGCGAAATCGGTATCGACCTCGCCGGCATGGTTGATGACCTGGTTGCCGAAAGCGACGTCATTGTCGATGCAACGCCCTCCGGAATCGGTGCACAGAACCGCCCGCTGTACGAACGCCACGAGACGCCGGCACTCTTTCAGGGCGGCGAGGATGCGACCGTCGCAGAAGTGAGTTTCAACGCGCGCGCCAACTACGACGAGGCCGAAGACGCTGACTACGTTCGCGTCGTCTCCTGTAACACGACCGGACTCTCGCGCTTTCTCGCGCCGCTGTACGAGAATTACGGTATCGAAAAGGCCCGCGTAACACTGGTCCGTCGCGGCGGCGACCCCAACCAGACCGGCCGCGGCCCAATCAACGACGCCGTGCCGGACCCGGTGTCAATTCCCTCTCACCACGGCCCCGACGTTCAGACGGTCTTTCCCGAACTCGACATTGATACCATCGGCCTGAAGGTGCCGACGACGATGATGCACCTCCACACCGTCAACGTCACCCTCGAGAACGCGCCCGAGGACATCGCGGCTGTTCGCGAGCAACTCCAGGACGAGGACCGACTCCTCACCATCCCCGAGTACGCCGGCATCGACGGCGCTGGCACACTCAAGGACTTCGCACTCGACGCCGGCCGCCCACGTGGCGACATCTGGGAGAACTGCATCTGGGAGGAGTCACTCACCCTCGAGGGCAACGACCTCTACTGTATGCAGGCGATTCACCAGGAATCCGACGTCGTGCCCGAAAACGTCGACGCGATTCGCGCGCTCACCGGCCATCTTCCCGGTCCGGAGAGTCGCGCGCTCACGAACGAGACACTCGGCATCGACAGCGGCCGACTGAGCAAGCGCGACGAACTCGCCATTGACCGACAGACCGCCGACTGA
- a CDS encoding Hsp20/alpha crystallin family protein: MRRDDRDEPFDDLFREIERMMNDMMNGADANVDFDSSTATDNGFGMDTHVDIHETDEELRVVADLPGVEKDNIELECDGTTLTISAGSEHRQYDERVSLPTRVNEHTASATYNNGVLEVVFDSAEESSDISLE, encoded by the coding sequence ATGCGACGAGACGACCGCGACGAACCCTTCGACGACCTGTTTCGCGAAATTGAACGGATGATGAACGACATGATGAACGGTGCCGACGCCAACGTCGACTTCGACTCATCGACTGCGACCGACAACGGATTCGGCATGGACACCCACGTCGATATCCACGAAACCGACGAGGAACTCCGTGTCGTTGCCGACCTCCCCGGTGTCGAAAAAGACAACATCGAACTCGAGTGTGACGGCACAACCCTGACCATCTCCGCCGGCAGCGAACACCGCCAGTACGACGAACGCGTCTCACTGCCGACCCGCGTCAACGAACACACGGCCTCTGCCACCTACAACAACGGCGTCCTCGAGGTCGTCTTCGATTCAGCCGAGGAATCGTCCGACATCAGCCTCGAGTAG
- a CDS encoding ATP-grasp domain-containing protein, whose protein sequence is MIDLAVANDTETFQRMRDPLAERGVQVHHVPASERIVDLAEPPWDPDEYDAGYVYPGRIMEGGVADAFLEVPWLNDHEAVLTSRNKAEVIARLERAGLPVPRSVYVSNDVSEATLTDVFERFEPPVVVKPNSTTRGTGVAKAHDVDSFLGICDYLSLVHDYKATGDRSFLVQEYLPDAVDYRVMVLEGEYVGAVERRLPEAAVSDGQWKHNVHRGAEATGVSLPDQHRELAETVADELEIPFLGVDLLETEGRLVVNETNARPTIDEETKYESGFYDRLAATIRSRSSST, encoded by the coding sequence ATGATCGATCTCGCGGTCGCCAACGACACGGAGACGTTCCAGCGGATGCGCGACCCGCTCGCCGAACGCGGTGTGCAGGTTCATCACGTGCCCGCGAGCGAGCGCATTGTCGACCTCGCGGAGCCGCCGTGGGATCCCGACGAGTACGATGCCGGCTACGTCTACCCCGGCCGGATCATGGAGGGTGGCGTTGCGGATGCGTTCCTCGAGGTGCCGTGGCTCAATGACCACGAGGCGGTGTTGACCTCGCGAAATAAGGCTGAAGTGATCGCCCGCCTCGAGCGGGCCGGCCTGCCGGTGCCGCGGTCCGTCTACGTCTCGAACGACGTGAGTGAGGCGACGCTGACGGACGTGTTCGAGCGGTTCGAGCCACCGGTCGTCGTCAAGCCGAACTCGACGACGCGCGGGACGGGCGTCGCGAAAGCTCACGACGTCGACTCGTTTCTGGGAATTTGTGACTACCTCTCGCTGGTTCACGACTACAAAGCGACCGGTGATCGCTCGTTTCTGGTCCAGGAGTACCTGCCGGATGCGGTCGACTATCGGGTAATGGTGCTCGAGGGCGAGTACGTTGGGGCGGTCGAGCGTCGACTCCCCGAGGCAGCCGTGTCGGACGGCCAGTGGAAGCACAACGTTCACCGTGGAGCTGAGGCGACGGGTGTGTCCCTGCCAGACCAGCATCGTGAACTCGCTGAGACCGTTGCTGATGAACTCGAGATTCCGTTTCTCGGTGTTGATTTACTCGAGACTGAAGGCCGGCTGGTGGTCAACGAAACGAATGCCCGGCCGACAATTGACGAGGAGACGAAGTACGAGTCGGGATTTTACGACCGGTTGGCAGCCACAATTCGGTCGCGTTCGTCATCGACATAG